AGCGTGTCGGCGTAGCTGAACCCGCCAGGGAAGATAACACCTCGGTACCTATCCAGGGTTGTTTTTCCGTTCAATAGATCACTCATGCTGACATCATGAACTTCGAAGTTGGCATTGAATAGAGCTGCTGCCATTTCGCGATCCCCATTGGTGCCCTCTTCGCGGATAACTGCTACCCTTGGTTTCGATTTAATCCCATTGACATGGTATATTGAACCCTGAGGCACGGTGCAATTATATGTGGGACCACTTCGGGAGTCAAGTGAGGCATATTCTTCAACCGCGCACTGTTCGTTTGCTTGCAACTTCTCAATCTCGAAGCTAGTTCTTTCCCATTGTTTGAACAAACTTAAAACACTGGCTTTCAGCACTTGTTGGCCGGAGATTTCGACCACAGCTGAATCCGCCATCCGGATGTCGGTTTTGAAAGCCTTGCCAATGATGAAGAACGGTACATTTGATGAGTTGTATGCATTTGAAATGGAAGAAACCTCACCAGAGTCAACTTCAATGATCCAACCGCACTCCTCGGCAAACAGAATATGTGCGGCCGAATGCTCCAGTGTTGTTCCCAGCCGCTTGCCAAATTTTTCGTACAGTTCGGTCAGATCCAATTTCAGACCAGCCAACCCGGCGAATGCCATCTCCAGAGCGCATGTCAGGAGACCTCCGTCGCTTACATCATGACCGGAAAGTAAATAACCCGATTTCAACAACTTTTGCGTTGTGTTGAACGCCTGCACTAGCACTTCGGGTTTCTCTAGGTCTGGACTTTCAGCCCCAAGTTGACCGTAGCATTGGGCAAGCACGGAACCGCCCAGTCTGAATTTACCTTCGATGTTTACATATATGAGAGTCGTTTCAATTCCAAGCGAGGCTGCCTTCAAATCGGGTGTAACCTTAACTCGTATATCCGGACACGGTGCGTACGTGGAAATCACCAGAGTCCCCGGGCTTTTCACCGTTTCATTTTTAACCCGAGCAGCCATCGAGAGTGAATCCTTGCCCCCGTCAATGCCAATGTTCAACTGCTTCATCATTGCGCACATTGCTTTGCAAGCGTCAACAAGTTTAGCTCCTTCACCCTCAAGCTTCGCTGCCCACATCCAATTTCCGGAGCATTTAATATCGGCCAGTTCGGTTATCCGGACGAAAACCAAATTAGAGATAGCTTCCGCTACCGACATCCGCGCTCCGGCCATGTTATCCAGCAGTCCCTTGATCGGTTGCGTTCCGATTGAGGTTGCAATACCATCGATTCCGAAGCTCGAAACAGCCGTTATGGCGAAATCAGCCAGCGGAGTGTGGAGTGGCCCAACGCACTGCTGTTGTGCCACCAAACCGGTGACACATCGGTCCACTTTGTTGGTCAAAAACCGTTTACTTCCCACGGTAACCGTAGACAAAATTCTGTTCAATGATTCAGTGATAGTCACGTTAGACAAATCCAGATCACGTAGCACTAATGGTTTTCTTTGCAGTTTGAACTCCTTCTGGGGCATTTTCCCAAGAACATGATCCAAGTGCATATCGAATGGTAGTTCTCCCCACTTTTCTCGGTTCTCTCGATTGATGTACTTCTCGAAGTCAGCCGGATGATCAATCAACGACACGTATCCATTCCCTGTGACAACGCCAACGAAGCTGATCGGGCACCTTTCTCTGGCACAAATATCTAGCAGCAATTGTCTATGTTCGGCCGCTACAAGGATCGCATTATTCTCCTGATATTCGGCGCCCCATAATTCCATCAGATTGATCGTCGGATCTCCCAGTTTGAATTCCTTGGCGAAAATAACAGCTCCTGCACATCCCGGTTCAACTAACTCCTTCAACACGTTGCCGTTACCACCTGCGCCTTGATCGTGGATAGCCAAAATAGGATTCTTTTCACCCAACTCAATACAAGCTCGCACCACGCGATTGAGTTTATTTTCCATCTCGGCATCCCCCCGCTGCACGGCGTTGAAATCCAAATCGCTATTGTTGTCACCCTGCACATCCACGGAACTGGCAGCTCCACCACCCACACCGATCCGGTACACGGGACCTCCCAGTTTAGCCAGCAACATTCCTGGCTTCGGGTCAAGTTTGTTCATTTGGGTGGATTCCGCCGTTCCGATACCACCACTGAACAGTACAGGCTTCACATATTCCATCCGCTGGTGATCATCGCTTACGACACCGAAAGACACGGCAAACCCTGACACCACAGGCTCACCGAATTTATTCCCGTAATCGGAACATCCGTTGCTGGCCTCGATCAGAATCTTCAGTGGCCTCGAAAAGGAAGGGGGATAATCGAGCGTCTGCTCGTAGGGTAGATCGTACCCGGGAATGTTCAACATTCCCACGCAGTATCCGACCGTCCCGCTGATCGGTAGCCCTCCCCGTCCGATACTTTGAACGTCTCGAATTCTTCCACCGGTTCCTGTAGTCGCCCCACTGAACGGGGACAAAGCGGTGGGCATATTGTGCGTTTCTGCGGTGAAAATAAGATCCGATGTAATGCGTAGCAACTCCATATCTCCCGGCCCATCGAACTGGGTTGCTCTCAATGCTTTGTGTAGGTACCCTTTGATTGCGCTACTGTTATCACTGAACTTAACCGTATTGTTAGGATTAGTATAGCGTTGGGTATCGATGATCATATCAATGAGCGACTGTTTCTCCTCCACCCCGTCAACGATCATTTTTCCCTTGAAAAACCAATGGCGCGAATGCTCACTGTTACACTGAGCGCAATCGAAAAGTTCCACATTGGTTGGATTACGCTTCAGGACGTTTGTGAACAGATTTGTGTAGTATTGAATATCCCATTCGTCAAATGCAAGGCCAAGCTGTTTATCGACCTCTTTCAACGCGGCAGCTCCTTTCTCCAGCACTGGAACAACGTACCAGTTCTCCCCCTTTTGCTTGAAGCTCTCGTAGAAATCGTTTCGCGGGATGTTCGTCTCCGTATATCGGCACTGGGTCATACGATCGCAAACGGTTTCGATCAGCTGTTCTACTTCCTCGCTGGAAATGCACTTTCCCAGCGTCAGCAGATATCGAACCGACACTTCAATCCGATCGATGAATGTCAGGCCAACATTTTGGCAGATACTGACGCTGTTGGTGGAATCTGCAGTGGAAAAGTTAAACCGAGGACCAATCTCGATCAGTTCCTCGTTGGGAGATTGTTTCACTACAGTTGAAGTCGTTGACAGGTTGTCCTCCTCCTGGGGTCCTTTCAGGATCCATCGTAAAACTTTCTCCACCTCGGTGGGGAACTCGGTATAATTGGAGTTCTGGACATGATAACATTTTTCAACCTGCAAATCGGTCACGTGCTTGTTGGTCTTCTTGAAGTTCCGTAATAGCTGCTGTCGTTTCGTGTCTTCGACGGGGCCATAGAAACGGATAATGGGCATGTTGATTGTTTAGCGGCTGTTGTAGCTGGTGAAATCTAGAAATCGAAAGAACAGAATTAGTTAGAAATCGGTCAAATTATTCCCGATCATTCGCTTAGCTGCGAATATCATGAAACGTATGATTAGGAAGAATCAACAACAAATTCAGTTCGGTAATACGTCATTAGCCCCAATCAAATTTGTTTGTGTTGCGATTACACCGAGAACCTTCTTTCTCGTTTCAGCAACTCCATTCGATGATAACGATTAACGTCATACTATTTGCATGAATCTAGAATCAACATAATTGGTACGAATGTCCCAGCGTAACATCATGCGGGAGAGAGGAAGACAAATAATTCAACCGGTTTCGTGCATGGAaagtaattttggaaaaatagaaatgtgaaactATTAACAAGGAAAGATTAGCATTGGTATAGCCTGTATATTTCTTCTTATTATTCTCTACGTCCAAAATGTTTGACACGAAACGAACGATAGTTTCAATTTGaattagttcaatatttctatataTGCCTGATTATATTAGGAATGATCTGTATGCGTTATGGAAATAtacttatcaatgaaaaattcaaggtAAGAGCAATTCTCAATTAGAAATATGCTGTTTAGGTGATATTCTGACATCCAACACCAAATTTATGTCTCTGATTCAGTTCTTTTGCTCTACACAAATTCTGCCACACATTCATTCATAACCTGTTAATCCCACCACAATTGAATCAAGAGTGATCAACGACTATCGGCCCGAAATCACTTCAGCCGAATGATGATCGAACACTTTTCATCcatttacaatcaataattgtatCCACTATCATGGAAAACACAGAGATACTTACTTCTTCTTGAGAGGAGCCTGTTCTTTGACCGATCGACTCGACCAGCTTTTGATTAATGATTCCTCTGATCCTGAATGCACAccactgactgactgactgatgtTACTAACAGAGATGTGGTCCTGTTGTTGTTCGAACTGTACCGACCCTTGGTGACCCCTCTGTGTAGTCCTCGTGCGTTTAGCCCGAGTAGGTAATAATACTATGTTGTTTTGCTGTTGCTGTTACCACTACAAGTGATAATGGGCTCGCTTGGAGGCCGGATTCTGCCCTCTCGCTGCTACACTCATGGAGGCTCTCTCGGAGAGTATATTTAAGCCGCTCAGTTCGGGTCAACTTCAAGATTTCAAGAATTGAAATAGTGCCCATGCAGTGTGGGTAGAAAAACGCGACCTATGGTAGGGAAGAAGAAATACACTATCGTTATCACACCTACTAAATCAGTAAATCAGTTTACTGTTATTCGAcattaggggaggtgggggtaatacGGACATGCTAAGAAGAACTTGCATTATATCGTTGGAAACTCATGCTTTACaaaacttaaatgcagtttcttgcatatACTGTTTTTCGGATTAATCAGCCAAaagttttacaaaaaagtgttttcaatgttctttactgaaattaaaacagactgaaaagtagaacatttttgtctatgcgggtaatatggacatgtaGGGGGGGAAATATGGGCAGTTTTATAAAAAGGCGCAGCATGCATATGTGTTAGTAATCTGTTGGGCAGACAAACGAGATCGctgcataggatttatatggatcgacaagattgagctttgcttaaataattattttagcgaaatagttacGAAAATTACGCGCTACTCTATATTAATAACATGCGAACATATGTGCCtttgcatagaaatatttacttttagcgtcaaagccatacacacggagaaaatttaaaatttctgttgtggctatgatccatatcaatggaagtagattgattattcaaaaagttccaCAGGCGCAGTACAATTGTATAGTCGGATTGCGATTGAATAGTCGGAGGTGAAGTATGTTCCCATGTAGGCTTTGTGCTTTTTGCCCTGGAATGCTGGTCTCGTGAAGAAGTAGACTATATTGAACAGTTGTGTGCAAATATCCTTAATCGGTGGTTAGTCCCGCCAAAAATGGTTAATTAAGTTGAAATTATGGACATATTCACCCAGAAAGATCAATTAACCCTCAGTTATGATTTCCGATATCGGATTTCCGGATATTCCAGAACAGTCGTGTGCAAATATCCTTAATCGGTGGTTAGTCCCGCCAAAAAGTgattgattatgttgaaattaaggacatattcagccagaaataTCAATTAATCCTCAGTTATGATTTGCGGATATctgaatgctctgcggagaTGTAAAATATGTTTATGAGCAAATTGATCGGAAACGGAGAAAATCCATCAGTTGGCCAATCCATGGAACacattcgaacgtgagctcGTGCCTCTGTGACTTTGATCTTGATCCGAACATGTTGATCAGccttttctgccaatttttcgaTCGAAATCTAGTGAGAAAGTCGCTTAATGAACATTCCGAAATGAGTGCTAATAAATCAAGTAATATGTGTCACACAAAAACTCTTGTTCAGGAAATTTGTTCAGGAAATCattgcctaactgtttcacaaagttcatgcTAGTCCTGGTAACAATTTCGCACTACTAGAAATACTGCATCTATATTTAAATCAAGAGCAAGATCGCCGATTGATAATAAACCCGCTTCTACTACAAACAAACTACGAGTGCACGA
The Toxorhynchites rutilus septentrionalis strain SRP chromosome 2, ASM2978413v1, whole genome shotgun sequence genome window above contains:
- the LOC129769689 gene encoding phosphoribosylformylglycinamidine synthase — protein: MPIIRFYGPVEDTKRQQLLRNFKKTNKHVTDLQVEKCYHVQNSNYTEFPTEVEKVLRWILKGPQEEDNLSTTSTVVKQSPNEELIEIGPRFNFSTADSTNSVSICQNVGLTFIDRIEVSVRYLLTLGKCISSEEVEQLIETVCDRMTQCRYTETNIPRNDFYESFKQKGENWYVVPVLEKGAAALKEVDKQLGLAFDEWDIQYYTNLFTNVLKRNPTNVELFDCAQCNSEHSRHWFFKGKMIVDGVEEKQSLIDMIIDTQRYTNPNNTVKFSDNSSAIKGYLHKALRATQFDGPGDMELLRITSDLIFTAETHNMPTALSPFSGATTGTGGRIRDVQSIGRGGLPISGTVGYCVGMLNIPGYDLPYEQTLDYPPSFSRPLKILIEASNGCSDYGNKFGEPVVSGFAVSFGVVSDDHQRMEYVKPVLFSGGIGTAESTQMNKLDPKPGMLLAKLGGPVYRIGVGGGAASSVDVQGDNNSDLDFNAVQRGDAEMENKLNRVVRACIELGEKNPILAIHDQGAGGNGNVLKELVEPGCAGAVIFAKEFKLGDPTINLMELWGAEYQENNAILVAAEHRQLLLDICARERCPISFVGVVTGNGYVSLIDHPADFEKYINRENREKWGELPFDMHLDHVLGKMPQKEFKLQRKPLVLRDLDLSNVTITESLNRILSTVTVGSKRFLTNKVDRCVTGLVAQQQCVGPLHTPLADFAITAVSSFGIDGIATSIGTQPIKGLLDNMAGARMSVAEAISNLVFVRITELADIKCSGNWMWAAKLEGEGAKLVDACKAMCAMMKQLNIGIDGGKDSLSMAARVKNETVKSPGTLVISTYAPCPDIRVKVTPDLKAASLGIETTLIYVNIEGKFRLGGSVLAQCYGQLGAESPDLEKPEVLVQAFNTTQKLLKSGYLLSGHDVSDGGLLTCALEMAFAGLAGLKLDLTELYEKFGKRLGTTLEHSAAHILFAEECGWIIEVDSGEVSSISNAYNSSNVPFFIIGKAFKTDIRMADSAVVEISGQQVLKASVLSLFKQWERTSFEIEKLQANEQCAVEEYASLDSRSGPTYNCTVPQGSIYHVNGIKSKPRVAVIREEGTNGDREMAAALFNANFEVHDVSMSDLLNGKTTLDRYRGVIFPGGFSYADTLGSAKGWAACILYSNVLAPQFTRFKSRTDTFSLGVCNGCQLMGLIGWISLQEQTNVVEVPDVALLHNKSERFECRWSTLKIAPSKSIMLRKLEGSVLGCWVAHGEGRFSFKSNKVLAQLKRDNRVAMHYVDDNNKPTEAYPMNPNGSVEGIAAICSADGRHLAMMPHPERCTKMWQWPYISPGLDYMDDSPWHSMFAEANRWCLSE